A window from Pseudomonas alloputida encodes these proteins:
- a CDS encoding AraC family transcriptional regulator produces the protein MEFSAHKGTTSISLVRDALQGAELRGLDVATVLSHAHIDPRLLDQRYARVPAGTFSRLWIALADLLDDEFFAADSHPLRRGSFKLMAQLALGCDTIGQALKRILAFLRTALDDIYGSVECEGEHAAIIIHDHGELRRVFCYGAWLVLVHGLLCWLCDRRIPIVKLSMRPPQPVDDSDYRMRFCEEIEWRADRTSAVFEKSFLAYKVCQTPVSLPAFLKGTPSNFLVKYRNDDSTSIMIRRRLKLLSPHTWPELDELARDLSMSSSTLQRRLYAEGFTYQRLKDNLRRDISISLLCRAGMTVDGVASEVGFIETSAFHRAFKKWTGITPGAYRRSLLSPRGD, from the coding sequence ATGGAGTTTTCTGCCCACAAAGGCACCACGTCGATCAGCCTCGTGCGGGACGCACTTCAAGGAGCAGAACTACGTGGCCTGGATGTCGCGACTGTGCTCAGCCACGCGCATATTGATCCACGCCTGCTGGACCAGCGCTATGCCAGGGTACCTGCTGGTACGTTCTCCAGATTGTGGATTGCATTAGCGGATTTGCTCGACGATGAGTTTTTTGCGGCAGACAGTCATCCCCTTCGCAGAGGTAGCTTCAAGCTGATGGCGCAATTGGCCCTCGGCTGCGACACCATTGGGCAGGCGCTCAAGCGGATTCTGGCGTTTCTCAGGACTGCCCTTGATGACATCTACGGGTCGGTGGAATGCGAGGGAGAGCATGCTGCAATTATCATTCATGATCATGGTGAGTTGCGAAGGGTGTTTTGTTACGGTGCCTGGCTGGTGCTCGTGCACGGCCTGCTCTGCTGGCTGTGCGACAGGCGCATTCCTATTGTGAAGTTATCGATGCGTCCTCCTCAGCCGGTGGACGACAGCGACTATCGAATGCGCTTTTGTGAGGAAATCGAGTGGAGGGCCGATAGAACCTCCGCTGTGTTCGAGAAGAGCTTTCTGGCGTACAAGGTTTGCCAAACGCCCGTTTCTCTTCCTGCCTTTTTAAAAGGCACGCCAAGTAACTTCCTTGTGAAATACCGTAACGACGACAGTACGAGCATTATGATCCGGCGGCGATTAAAACTGCTCTCTCCACACACGTGGCCTGAACTCGATGAGCTCGCCCGCGACTTGAGCATGTCCAGTTCCACCCTACAGCGAAGGCTCTATGCTGAGGGTTTCACCTACCAACGGCTCAAAGATAATCTAAGGCGGGATATTTCCATCAGTCTGCTGTGCCGGGCAGGTATGACAGTGGATGGCGTTGCGTCAGAGGTTGGCTTCATTGAGACCAGTGCGTTCCACAGGGCATTCAAGAAATGGACGGGTATCACCCCTGGTGCTTACAGACGCTCGTTGCTTAGCCCTCGAGGGGACTAG
- a CDS encoding LysR family transcriptional regulator encodes MTPEQLITFATVAEHGNISHAAQALHLSQPAVSGQLKLLQEAFGEPLYQRAGRGVRLTAAGEQLLAHAERLRETFRQAQALREAMRGLERGTVRIGASTTPASYLLPYLIADFHGRYPDVLVSTSHGNTAEIVAALDSVDIALIEGPPGQELPLGTQVTPWREDEIVAIVPRGHPLAGSDQQTLAALGAYPLVLRESGSGVRQIVERAFARDGVAMRVALEIAGVEGVKEAVRAGMGVGFVSAMSIRHEDGALHRLQVAPQALVRRFSILLPHAATPSRAASRFLELCVAMQKVG; translated from the coding sequence ATGACCCCAGAACAGCTGATAACGTTCGCCACGGTTGCCGAACACGGCAACATCAGCCATGCGGCCCAAGCCCTGCACCTGTCTCAGCCGGCGGTGTCCGGCCAGCTCAAGCTCTTGCAAGAGGCGTTTGGCGAGCCCCTTTACCAACGTGCCGGCCGCGGCGTGCGGCTGACAGCGGCCGGTGAGCAGTTGCTGGCGCATGCCGAGCGCCTGCGCGAAACCTTCCGTCAGGCGCAAGCGCTGCGCGAGGCCATGCGCGGGCTGGAGCGCGGCACCGTGCGCATCGGCGCCAGTACCACGCCTGCCAGTTACCTGCTGCCTTACCTGATCGCCGATTTTCACGGGCGTTATCCGGATGTGCTGGTAAGCACTTCGCATGGCAACACGGCGGAGATCGTCGCCGCCCTGGACAGTGTTGATATCGCCCTGATCGAGGGGCCGCCCGGGCAGGAGTTGCCGTTGGGTACGCAAGTGACGCCATGGCGTGAGGACGAGATCGTGGCGATAGTGCCCCGTGGGCATCCGCTGGCAGGCAGTGACCAGCAGACGCTGGCGGCGCTCGGCGCCTACCCGTTGGTACTGCGTGAAAGCGGCTCGGGTGTGCGGCAGATCGTCGAGCGGGCGTTTGCCCGTGATGGCGTGGCGATGCGTGTGGCGCTGGAGATCGCGGGCGTTGAAGGGGTAAAAGAGGCGGTCCGGGCCGGGATGGGGGTTGGCTTTGTGTCGGCGATGTCCATTCGTCATGAGGATGGGGCGCTGCACCGGCTGCAGGTAGCGCCGCAGGCGCTGGTGCGGCGTTTTTCCATTCTGTTGCCGCATGCGGCTACGCCTTCGCGGGCTGCCTCGCGGTTTCTTGAATTGTGTGTGGCCATGCAAAAGGTGGGTTGA